The following are encoded in a window of Solidesulfovibrio magneticus RS-1 genomic DNA:
- the tnpC gene encoding IS66 family transposase, with amino-acid sequence MAASQADQQEHIVQLEQRLQLLNLIIYGPKSEKKPRTGQEQQLSLFDEAEQTAEEHKPQTFEEACAPASTRRKRGRRPIPADLPRVEIIHDLPESEKTCPCGAELVRIGEEVSEKLDIVPAKIQVIRHIRPKYACRTCEGVEDDGPTVKTAPMPPQIIPQGIVTQGLLAHVAVAKYADALPLYRQEDQFARLGLDISRGTLAGWMIRVAKSCDPLIDMIIAEIRSGPIVNMDETTVQVLAEPGRANTTKSFMWVARGGTPGKPVVLFRYHPTRAGSVAAEILGDFKGYLQTDGYSGYEALGEREGLRHLGCLAHVRRKFVEVEKSAGKKAKGGTAHAVLDLIGKLYGVEHQAERQQLNPEQIKVLRAEKSRPILDKLKALLDARAATTPPKSLLGKAIGYAIKQWERLVVYLEDGRLRPDNNLAENAIRPFAVGRKNWLFSGHPRGADASATIYSLIETAKANGLEPYRYLRHLFEHLPAATTDAQRKALLPQYSDPQSLIIPA; translated from the coding sequence ATGGCTGCCAGTCAGGCTGACCAGCAAGAGCACATCGTCCAACTTGAGCAGCGCCTTCAGCTCCTGAACCTGATCATTTACGGCCCGAAGTCCGAGAAAAAGCCCCGTACCGGCCAGGAGCAGCAGCTCTCCCTGTTCGACGAGGCCGAGCAGACTGCGGAGGAGCACAAACCGCAGACCTTCGAGGAGGCCTGCGCCCCGGCGAGCACCCGCCGCAAACGCGGCCGTCGCCCCATCCCTGCGGATCTGCCCCGGGTGGAGATCATCCACGACCTGCCGGAATCGGAGAAGACCTGCCCCTGCGGCGCTGAGCTGGTCCGCATCGGTGAGGAAGTCAGCGAAAAGCTCGACATCGTGCCGGCCAAAATCCAGGTCATCCGCCACATCCGGCCAAAATACGCCTGCCGTACCTGCGAAGGTGTGGAGGACGATGGGCCGACGGTGAAAACCGCGCCCATGCCACCCCAAATCATCCCCCAGGGCATCGTGACTCAGGGCCTTTTGGCCCATGTCGCCGTGGCCAAGTATGCCGACGCGCTGCCCCTGTACCGCCAGGAGGATCAGTTCGCTCGCCTGGGGCTGGACATCTCCCGGGGAACCCTGGCTGGCTGGATGATCCGCGTAGCCAAGTCCTGCGATCCGCTCATCGACATGATCATCGCTGAAATTCGTTCCGGCCCCATCGTCAACATGGACGAAACCACGGTCCAGGTGCTTGCCGAACCAGGCCGGGCCAACACCACGAAATCATTTATGTGGGTCGCCCGGGGCGGAACACCGGGAAAACCGGTCGTCCTGTTTCGCTATCATCCGACCCGGGCCGGCAGCGTGGCTGCGGAAATTCTTGGCGATTTCAAAGGCTATCTGCAGACCGACGGCTACAGCGGCTATGAGGCCCTGGGCGAACGGGAAGGCCTGCGCCATCTCGGCTGTTTGGCCCATGTCCGGCGCAAGTTCGTCGAGGTCGAGAAGTCCGCTGGCAAGAAGGCCAAAGGCGGCACGGCCCATGCCGTCCTCGATCTGATCGGCAAACTCTACGGCGTGGAGCACCAAGCCGAAAGGCAACAGCTCAATCCGGAGCAGATCAAGGTCCTGCGAGCCGAAAAATCCAGGCCGATCCTGGACAAGCTTAAGGCGCTGCTCGATGCACGCGCCGCCACCACCCCGCCCAAGAGTCTGCTCGGCAAGGCCATTGGCTATGCTATCAAACAGTGGGAGCGGTTGGTCGTCTACCTGGAAGACGGCCGACTGCGTCCGGACAACAACCTGGCCGAAAACGCCATCCGCCCCTTTGCCGTGGGCCGCAAAAACTGGCTGTTCTCAGGCCATCCGCGCGGAGCCGACGCCTCGGCCACCATCTACTCCCTCATCGAAACGGCCAAGGCCAACGGGCTGGAGCCATACCGCTACCTGCGCCACCTCTTCGAGCACTTGCCGGCGGCAACCACTGACGCCCAACGCAAGGCCCTCCTGCCCCAGTACAGCGATCCTCAAAGCCTCATCATACCTGCCTGA
- the tnpA gene encoding IS66 family insertion sequence element accessory protein TnpA, which translates to MAASSAELSFEKAAYWSEHIEAWHRSGLSQGAYCRRQGLSQSSMGYWRKRLEAATGKEGASCVTLVPVPLPASAQADMATVPAPILVHVGNAFRIEIRGNFAAPVLEKLVRTLTRL; encoded by the coding sequence ATGGCAGCGTCATCAGCAGAGCTCAGTTTCGAGAAGGCGGCGTACTGGTCTGAACATATTGAGGCTTGGCATCGTAGCGGCCTGAGCCAGGGGGCTTACTGCCGGCGGCAGGGTCTTTCCCAAAGTTCCATGGGCTATTGGCGGAAGCGTTTGGAGGCAGCGACTGGCAAGGAGGGCGCGTCCTGCGTCACCCTCGTTCCCGTGCCTCTGCCGGCGTCGGCCCAGGCGGACATGGCAACCGTGCCGGCACCGATCCTAGTGCACGTGGGCAACGCCTTTCGCATCGAGATCAGAGGCAACTTCGCCGCGCCGGTGCTGGAAAAGCTTGTCCGCACGCTGACACGGCTATGA
- a CDS encoding PAS domain S-box protein — protein sequence MAVKPFNLEYFGISSMDEGYKNESVRPSEPSGPPGESCHPPLPFPVVAICASAGGIQSLHTLLNSMPALPHAALIVLMHLARDKASHLSEVLKDFTMLPVREIRQAMPVEAGTLYVLPPGKALTIEHGVLILQELHDRNIFDRFLGSLAADQGCNAMAVILSGAGSDGARGAMQVAKADGLVLVQDPSTAMHPDMPESAIATGIADKVLTLEELGTSLSRLHADTDASKETGADRLSKVFDLLCQETGQDLSGYRPSTISRRIQKLRLLGGYNDLNAYLDVLERSAEERRKLFDSLFIGVTSFFRDPEAFDSLWDKVFPEIVVGRAEGEALRVWVAGCSTGEEAYSVAMLLDEFLEDRRLNLSVKIFATDIDANAVETARKGCYPEKALQGLSPTRLERHLIKGDEHCAVRPLLRERIVFVRHNLLQDPPFVRIDLAVCRNLLIYLTPPLQEKALALLAGCLNPGGFLFLGSAETPKAESLGLEPVDRKWRIFRSKPDADGAGVHRLARLQSIRLTMPAKAPGHAAAGKPAAEVVADIFKRLYSPPAVLVNPSFKVMHINGDVRPFLALNAGEPSLLLPQLARQDLRRHLRSALLQAAETLTPAVVSELRLPDEPAMLLNLRVEPVRNAAGRLESLLTIFESSPLPAQQDGRPGLACLGESELVQRYEDELFQAQELVGTVTEEYERLNEELRASNEELTSMNEELQSTNEEMDASREELQSLNEELAVKVEELAQAHAFVENLLRGAALPMIFLDNRLRILRFTPTATQVFHLAQADQGRPLAEVKSQVQDETALAQAESTLTTGKETEAEVMHRDGRIFLKRVFPFFGPQGDTEGVVMTYTDITKLKDAEEVLRRSNETLEGQVAARTRELEVARQEAERRAVELEAIMDQAPAAVWITRDTEARTIIGNQASYHVLRMAPGSNVSKTLEGVPYRALRNGYELPLQELPMQRATRGEHVIGQEVDLVFADGQSRTIFGNAAPLRNFLGEIYGAVGVFLDITQLKSAQAEALRWQQLFERSEFGLVIVRVRDNTFLAVNPSFARERGYEAEELVGQPLFMLYPEAALPGLREHIAHADATGHELFEAMHMRKDGSTFPVLVEITVLMDDEGRPQTRLAYCLDITRRKVVEQQLHRALAAAKAGTWEWNLSTNENVWSPETYRLYELDPDRHPASYDSWLLSVHPDDRDRAAHDVAEMARQEAPLAVEYRLNTHDGRERWLLSLGELQRDMHGTGTAYLGLVLDITERKRLERELHENEGRYRSLFESMNEGLCLLEMVRDPDGQPVDYRVLDVNPAYGRILGVAPDQAVGRLVREIFNLKQAPNLDVYVPLLETRQPATFESMLPELGKHFRVSAFALQGERFVAMFQDVTALWEARQAEERSALRFRELFGFSPLPMGYMDQHGRILDLNRRFTELFGYTLEDIPTLDDWREKAYPDPAYRREVIAQWDAALDNRRADTREIPSAEYRVTCKDGRIRDVLITGMTTEHGLLACFVDITERKRFETHLAEREEQLRLFVEHAPAAIAMFDRDMTYLAVSRRWIDDYKLDERAVLGRSHYEIFPEIPQRWKRIHQQCLAGAIERADSDPFVRLDGNTQFVSWEIRPWLTPEGAIGGIVCFSEDVTLRKQAETAMLEAKNAAEAANRAKSEFLANMSHEIRTPLNGLLGMLQLLHSTTLDAEQEEYAQMAIRAGNRLTRLLSDILDLSRIEAGRLPIVAAPFRLANVVQALRETFAPFCKEKRLQLVFETEAALPEWLVGDELRIRQILFNLVGNALKFSTNGDVLVTMSRLPGVAAKHARILFTVADNGIGIPDDKLDSVCEPFIQAEGSYTRSQQGAGLGLTITKRLVDLMHGTMALESEAGVGTTAYVTLPVGLLSQSDLADSGAQDESGTPAVPCHVLLVEDDSISQRSIQRLLEKAGYHVTVAGDGSQALEILRRAKFDCVLMDVQMPVLDGVTATKRIRSDVSGAVDRTIPIVALTAFAMSGDQDIFLKAGMDGYLSKPVSLEKMKQAIDQALAVHADKQ from the coding sequence ATGGCGGTAAAACCATTCAACTTGGAATATTTCGGGATATCCTCAATGGACGAAGGCTATAAAAATGAGTCTGTCCGTCCCTCCGAGCCGTCGGGACCTCCTGGAGAATCGTGCCATCCTCCCCTGCCGTTTCCGGTGGTGGCCATATGCGCTTCCGCCGGCGGCATACAGTCGCTGCACACGCTGCTCAACAGCATGCCCGCGCTTCCCCACGCCGCCCTGATCGTTCTCATGCACCTGGCCAGGGACAAGGCCAGCCATTTGTCTGAAGTGCTCAAGGATTTCACCATGCTTCCCGTTCGGGAGATACGACAGGCCATGCCGGTCGAGGCCGGAACGCTTTATGTCCTGCCGCCCGGCAAGGCCCTGACCATCGAGCATGGGGTGCTCATCCTGCAAGAACTCCATGACCGCAACATTTTCGACCGATTCCTGGGCAGCCTGGCCGCCGATCAAGGCTGCAACGCCATGGCCGTCATCCTCTCGGGCGCGGGTTCCGACGGCGCGCGGGGAGCCATGCAGGTCGCCAAGGCCGACGGCCTCGTCCTGGTGCAGGATCCGTCCACGGCCATGCACCCGGACATGCCGGAAAGCGCCATCGCCACGGGGATCGCCGACAAGGTGCTGACCCTGGAGGAGCTCGGAACAAGCCTCTCGCGGCTGCACGCCGACACCGACGCCAGCAAAGAGACCGGCGCCGACCGACTAAGCAAGGTGTTCGACCTGCTGTGCCAGGAAACCGGCCAGGACCTTTCCGGTTATCGCCCAAGCACCATCTCCCGGCGCATCCAGAAACTGCGATTGCTTGGCGGATACAACGACCTCAATGCCTATCTCGACGTTTTGGAGCGCAGCGCCGAGGAACGGCGCAAGCTCTTTGATTCCCTCTTCATCGGCGTGACCTCCTTCTTTCGCGACCCCGAGGCCTTTGACAGCCTTTGGGACAAGGTCTTCCCGGAAATTGTCGTTGGACGGGCCGAGGGCGAAGCCTTGCGGGTTTGGGTGGCGGGCTGCTCCACAGGGGAGGAAGCCTACTCCGTGGCCATGTTGCTGGACGAATTCCTGGAGGATCGCCGCCTCAATCTGAGCGTCAAAATTTTCGCCACGGACATCGACGCCAACGCCGTGGAAACCGCCCGCAAGGGCTGTTATCCGGAAAAGGCCCTGCAAGGGCTCTCCCCGACTCGCCTCGAACGCCACCTCATCAAGGGCGACGAGCACTGCGCAGTGCGGCCCTTGCTACGCGAGCGCATCGTCTTTGTTCGCCACAACCTCTTGCAAGACCCGCCGTTTGTCCGCATCGACCTGGCCGTTTGCCGCAACCTGCTGATCTATCTCACCCCGCCCCTCCAGGAGAAGGCCCTGGCCTTGCTCGCCGGTTGTCTCAATCCCGGGGGTTTTTTGTTCCTGGGTTCGGCCGAGACGCCCAAAGCCGAGTCCCTTGGCCTGGAGCCGGTGGATCGCAAATGGCGCATCTTCCGGTCCAAGCCGGATGCGGACGGGGCCGGCGTCCACCGGCTCGCCAGGTTGCAGAGCATACGCCTGACGATGCCCGCCAAGGCCCCGGGCCATGCCGCCGCCGGCAAACCGGCGGCTGAGGTGGTCGCCGATATTTTCAAGCGCCTCTACAGCCCGCCGGCCGTGCTGGTGAACCCGTCCTTCAAGGTTATGCACATCAACGGAGACGTGCGCCCCTTTCTGGCCCTCAACGCCGGCGAACCCAGCCTCCTTCTGCCCCAGTTGGCCCGTCAGGATCTCCGCCGCCACTTGCGCTCGGCCTTGCTGCAAGCCGCCGAAACGCTGACGCCTGCCGTGGTTTCGGAGCTTCGCCTGCCAGACGAGCCGGCCATGCTGCTCAACCTGCGCGTGGAACCCGTGCGCAACGCCGCGGGGCGGCTGGAATCCTTGCTGACGATCTTCGAAAGCAGCCCTCTGCCGGCCCAACAGGACGGCCGCCCGGGTCTGGCCTGCCTTGGCGAATCCGAACTGGTGCAGCGATACGAGGACGAATTGTTCCAGGCCCAGGAACTCGTGGGCACGGTGACGGAGGAATACGAGAGGCTCAATGAGGAACTTCGCGCCTCCAACGAAGAACTCACCAGCATGAACGAGGAGCTGCAATCGACCAACGAGGAGATGGACGCCTCCCGGGAGGAACTCCAATCCTTGAACGAAGAGCTTGCCGTCAAGGTGGAAGAACTCGCCCAGGCCCATGCCTTCGTGGAAAACCTCCTGCGCGGCGCCGCCCTGCCGATGATCTTTCTCGACAATCGCCTGCGTATCCTGCGCTTCACGCCCACAGCCACCCAGGTGTTCCATCTGGCCCAGGCCGACCAGGGGCGTCCCCTGGCCGAAGTCAAATCCCAGGTCCAGGACGAGACCGCCCTGGCCCAGGCCGAGAGCACCCTGACCACGGGCAAGGAAACCGAAGCCGAGGTCATGCACCGCGACGGCCGCATCTTCCTCAAACGCGTGTTTCCGTTCTTTGGTCCCCAGGGCGACACCGAAGGCGTGGTCATGACCTATACGGACATTACCAAGCTCAAGGACGCCGAGGAGGTGCTGCGCCGCAGCAACGAAACCCTGGAAGGGCAAGTCGCGGCCCGCACCCGGGAACTGGAGGTCGCCCGCCAGGAAGCGGAGCGGCGGGCCGTGGAACTGGAAGCCATCATGGACCAGGCCCCGGCCGCCGTCTGGATCACCAGGGACACCGAGGCCCGCACCATCATCGGCAACCAGGCCAGCTATCATGTGCTGCGCATGGCCCCGGGCAGCAACGTGAGCAAAACCCTTGAAGGCGTGCCCTACCGGGCCCTGCGCAACGGCTACGAGCTGCCGCTCCAAGAGCTGCCCATGCAGCGCGCCACCCGGGGCGAGCATGTCATCGGCCAGGAGGTCGACCTGGTTTTCGCTGACGGCCAATCCAGGACCATCTTCGGCAACGCCGCACCGCTGCGCAATTTCCTGGGCGAGATATACGGGGCGGTCGGCGTGTTCCTGGACATCACCCAGCTGAAGTCCGCCCAGGCCGAGGCCCTGCGCTGGCAACAGCTTTTCGAGCGCTCCGAATTCGGGTTGGTCATCGTCAGGGTCCGGGACAACACCTTTTTGGCCGTCAATCCCTCCTTCGCCCGGGAACGGGGCTACGAAGCCGAGGAACTCGTCGGCCAGCCGCTTTTTATGCTCTATCCCGAGGCAGCGCTCCCCGGCCTGCGGGAACATATCGCCCATGCCGACGCCACCGGGCACGAACTGTTCGAAGCCATGCATATGCGCAAGGACGGCTCCACGTTCCCGGTCCTGGTCGAGATCACCGTGCTTATGGATGACGAAGGGCGGCCGCAGACACGCCTTGCCTACTGCCTGGACATCACCCGGCGCAAGGTTGTCGAGCAACAACTGCATCGGGCCCTCGCCGCGGCCAAGGCCGGAACCTGGGAATGGAACCTGTCCACCAACGAGAACGTCTGGTCGCCGGAAACCTACCGGCTCTATGAACTGGACCCGGACAGGCACCCGGCTTCGTACGACTCCTGGCTCTTGTCCGTGCATCCCGACGACCGGGACCGGGCCGCCCACGACGTCGCGGAGATGGCCCGCCAGGAAGCCCCGCTGGCCGTGGAGTACCGGCTCAACACCCACGACGGCCGGGAGCGCTGGCTGTTGTCCCTTGGCGAACTGCAACGCGACATGCACGGCACGGGCACGGCATACCTGGGCCTTGTCCTGGACATCACGGAGCGTAAGCGCCTGGAGCGGGAGCTCCATGAAAACGAAGGACGCTACCGCTCGCTTTTCGAGTCCATGAACGAAGGGCTGTGCCTGCTGGAAATGGTCCGCGACCCGGACGGGCAACCCGTGGACTACCGCGTCCTCGACGTGAATCCGGCCTATGGGCGCATCCTTGGCGTCGCACCCGACCAGGCCGTCGGACGGCTTGTCCGGGAGATCTTTAATCTCAAGCAGGCTCCCAATCTGGACGTCTATGTCCCGCTTTTGGAAACGCGCCAACCGGCGACCTTCGAATCCATGCTCCCGGAACTGGGCAAGCACTTTCGCGTCTCGGCCTTTGCGCTGCAGGGTGAACGCTTCGTGGCGATGTTCCAGGATGTGACCGCGCTGTGGGAAGCGCGGCAGGCCGAGGAACGCAGCGCCTTGCGTTTCCGGGAACTGTTCGGTTTCTCTCCGCTCCCCATGGGTTACATGGACCAGCACGGGCGCATCCTCGACCTCAACAGGCGCTTCACGGAACTGTTCGGCTATACCCTCGAGGACATTCCCACCCTGGACGACTGGCGGGAGAAGGCCTACCCCGATCCGGCCTACCGTCGCGAGGTCATCGCCCAGTGGGACGCCGCCCTGGACAACCGCCGCGCCGACACCCGCGAAATCCCCAGCGCCGAGTACCGCGTCACCTGCAAGGACGGCCGGATCCGCGACGTGCTCATCACGGGCATGACCACCGAGCACGGCCTGCTGGCCTGTTTCGTGGACATCACCGAACGCAAACGTTTCGAAACGCACCTCGCCGAACGCGAGGAACAACTCCGGCTTTTCGTGGAACACGCGCCGGCGGCCATCGCCATGTTCGACCGCGACATGACCTACCTCGCCGTCAGCCGACGCTGGATCGACGACTACAAACTGGACGAGCGCGCTGTCCTCGGCCGGTCGCACTACGAGATTTTCCCAGAAATACCGCAGCGCTGGAAGCGGATTCACCAGCAGTGCCTGGCCGGAGCCATCGAGCGGGCCGACAGCGACCCCTTCGTGCGCCTGGACGGCAACACGCAGTTCGTCTCCTGGGAAATCCGTCCCTGGCTGACTCCTGAGGGAGCCATCGGCGGCATTGTCTGCTTCAGCGAGGACGTCACCCTGCGCAAACAGGCCGAAACGGCCATGCTGGAGGCCAAAAACGCCGCCGAAGCCGCCAACCGGGCCAAAAGCGAATTCCTGGCCAACATGAGCCACGAAATCCGGACCCCCCTCAACGGCCTCCTGGGCATGCTCCAGCTCCTGCACTCCACGACCCTCGACGCGGAGCAGGAAGAATACGCCCAGATGGCCATTCGCGCCGGAAACCGTCTGACCCGGCTTCTGTCCGACATTCTGGATCTTTCCCGCATCGAAGCGGGCCGTCTGCCCATCGTGGCCGCGCCGTTTCGGCTGGCAAACGTCGTTCAGGCCTTGCGGGAGACGTTTGCGCCATTTTGCAAGGAAAAGCGCCTGCAACTGGTCTTCGAAACCGAAGCGGCCTTGCCGGAATGGCTGGTCGGCGACGAGTTGCGCATCCGCCAGATCCTGTTCAATCTGGTCGGCAACGCCCTGAAGTTTTCAACGAACGGCGATGTGCTGGTGACCATGTCCAGACTCCCCGGCGTTGCGGCAAAGCACGCCCGCATCCTCTTTACCGTCGCCGATAACGGCATCGGCATTCCCGACGACAAGCTCGATTCGGTCTGCGAACCATTCATACAGGCCGAAGGCTCCTACACGCGCTCCCAGCAGGGAGCCGGCCTCGGCCTGACCATCACCAAACGCCTCGTCGACCTGATGCACGGCACCATGGCCCTGGAAAGCGAGGCCGGGGTCGGCACAACCGCCTACGTCACGCTGCCCGTGGGCCTGTTGTCGCAATCGGATCTCGCGGACTCCGGCGCTCAGGACGAGTCCGGAACGCCTGCCGTGCCGTGCCACGTGCTTTTGGTGGAAGACGACAGCATCAGCCAACGCAGCATCCAACGTCTTCTGGAGAAGGCCGGATACCACGTCACCGTTGCCGGCGACGGGAGCCAGGCGCTGGAGATCCTGCGCCGGGCAAAATTTGACTGCGTGCTCATGGACGTGCAGATGCCGGTGCTCGATGGCGTCACCGCCACAAAACGCATCCGCAGCGACGTCAGCGGCGCGGTGGATCGCACCATTCCCATCGTGGCGCTCACAGCCTTTGCCATGAGCGGCGATCAAGACATTTTTTTGAAGGCCGGCATGGACGGCTATCTCTCGAAACCCGTCAGCCTGGAAAAAATGAAACAAGCCATCGACCAAGCTCTTGCTGTACACGCCGACAAGCAATGA
- a CDS encoding glutaredoxin family protein, whose amino-acid sequence MPAKVKIYTLSTCSHCTQAKEFLDERNVPYSPVSVDFMSGDERTQVLDTLRKLNPAITFPTIVIGEKVIVGFRREEIEAALKEADIETEVKAPTWQRP is encoded by the coding sequence ATGCCTGCCAAAGTAAAAATCTACACTCTGTCAACTTGCTCGCACTGCACACAAGCCAAAGAGTTTCTCGACGAACGCAATGTCCCTTATAGCCCCGTCAGCGTGGACTTCATGTCCGGCGACGAGCGAACCCAGGTTCTCGACACCCTCCGCAAGCTCAACCCGGCAATCACGTTCCCGACCATCGTCATAGGCGAAAAGGTTATCGTGGGATTCCGCCGCGAAGAAATTGAAGCGGCTCTCAAGGAAGCCGACATCGAGACGGAAGTCAAAGCTCCGACTTGGCAACGACCATAG
- a CDS encoding response regulator, with protein sequence MRTNKKTILIVDDEPPIRRFLTPFLEAEGYAVVEAGLGREALSLIASHEPDVILLDLGLPDMDGEELLRALPMWVRAKVIVLSVRARERDKVTALDLGASDYLTKPFSLAELAARIRVCLRRGGGDGESPPTRYVFGELWIDMEAHTAGLAAQDLHLTPTEFKLLAYLARHAGKVVTHGQLLKAVWGKQSQGQEHYVRIHIHKLRQKIEQDPARPRYLRTETGIGYRFADG encoded by the coding sequence ATGCGAACGAATAAGAAAACCATCCTCATTGTTGACGACGAGCCGCCCATCCGCCGCTTTCTGACGCCGTTTCTGGAGGCCGAGGGCTACGCCGTCGTCGAGGCTGGCTTGGGCCGCGAGGCCCTTTCCCTGATCGCGTCCCATGAACCGGACGTCATCCTCCTCGACCTGGGGCTGCCCGACATGGATGGGGAGGAGCTGCTGCGCGCGCTGCCCATGTGGGTCCGGGCCAAGGTCATTGTCCTGTCCGTTCGAGCGCGGGAACGGGACAAAGTGACGGCCTTGGACCTTGGCGCGTCCGACTACCTCACCAAGCCCTTCAGCCTGGCGGAATTGGCCGCGCGTATCCGGGTTTGCCTTCGGCGCGGTGGCGGAGACGGAGAGTCGCCACCCACTCGCTACGTGTTCGGGGAGTTATGGATCGATATGGAGGCCCATACGGCGGGCCTTGCGGCACAAGATCTTCACCTGACCCCGACGGAGTTCAAGCTGCTGGCCTACTTGGCCCGTCATGCCGGCAAGGTGGTCACCCACGGCCAACTCCTCAAAGCGGTCTGGGGCAAACAAAGCCAGGGACAGGAGCATTACGTACGCATCCACATCCACAAGCTGCGGCAGAAAATCGAGCAGGATCCTGCCCGCCCGCGCTATCTCCGGACAGAAACCGGCATCGGCTATCGTTTTGCAGATGGATAG
- the tnpB gene encoding IS66 family insertion sequence element accessory protein TnpB (TnpB, as the term is used for proteins encoded by IS66 family insertion elements, is considered an accessory protein, since TnpC, encoded by a neighboring gene, is a DDE family transposase.), which translates to MMSPVSGVRVYLALGATDMRKSIDGLSILVSRQLQLDPFAGHLFGFCNRSRTIIKLLYWDRNGFCLWHKRLERHVFRWPTREAEVLAIDSRQLAWLLDGLDPLAVTGHSRLEYSTLF; encoded by the coding sequence ATGATGTCGCCGGTAAGCGGCGTCCGGGTTTATTTGGCTCTGGGAGCCACAGACATGCGCAAGTCCATCGACGGGCTGTCCATCCTGGTTTCACGGCAGCTGCAACTCGATCCGTTTGCCGGTCACCTTTTCGGCTTTTGCAACCGCAGCCGGACGATCATCAAGCTGCTCTACTGGGATCGCAACGGCTTTTGTCTGTGGCACAAGCGTCTGGAGCGGCATGTGTTTCGCTGGCCAACCCGCGAGGCGGAGGTGCTTGCCATTGACTCCCGGCAACTGGCCTGGCTGCTTGATGGTCTCGATCCCCTGGCCGTGACGGGACACTCCCGTCTGGAGTATTCGACGCTCTTTTAG
- a CDS encoding biopolymer transporter Tol, with protein sequence MLHEKSRAQGPSGRLLRFRGQITASSEQPMARRCLLTSLLLVFVTTAPLRAEVAIPPLVYTLGDAVMFKTGGQSIMLGHGSQPTLSPEARQAAWVEHGDDPAQARLMLCDIASGNASILAKPGGNLHSPSFSPDGGNVIFVRRTETGQSELWSVRPGEKPRKLAQAGGLAGDDFFEPVFSLADGRILYHDLESLYSMSLTGQKNNQTPLKNFNQGHTGAFTSTARFIPRPNSTTLAFSMSVEGSPLFRKKVPDLSSALFLYDPQSRSASRLTPHNITAFAPAWTTDGQALVFTGYSDKHAGTARPFRIWMIRPGQPPVDMGPGEDPRPASGP encoded by the coding sequence ATGCTGCATGAAAAAAGCCGTGCCCAAGGCCCGTCAGGACGACTGCTGCGTTTCCGGGGTCAAATAACCGCTTCAAGTGAGCAGCCTATGGCGCGACGCTGTTTGCTGACCAGTCTTTTGCTCGTTTTCGTGACGACCGCGCCGCTTCGGGCAGAAGTTGCGATCCCCCCGCTGGTCTACACCCTGGGCGACGCGGTGATGTTCAAGACCGGGGGCCAGTCCATAATGCTTGGCCATGGAAGCCAACCTACCCTCTCGCCGGAAGCACGCCAGGCTGCCTGGGTAGAACATGGCGACGACCCGGCCCAGGCGCGGCTGATGTTGTGCGATATCGCCTCCGGCAACGCCAGCATACTGGCCAAGCCCGGCGGGAACCTGCATTCCCCGAGTTTCTCCCCGGACGGAGGGAACGTCATTTTCGTTCGCCGAACTGAAACCGGTCAGTCTGAATTGTGGTCCGTACGCCCGGGCGAAAAACCGCGAAAGCTGGCCCAGGCCGGCGGTCTAGCCGGCGACGACTTCTTCGAGCCTGTGTTCTCGCTGGCCGATGGCCGCATTCTCTACCACGACTTGGAATCTCTCTACTCGATGAGCCTAACCGGCCAGAAAAACAACCAAACGCCACTTAAGAACTTCAATCAAGGGCATACAGGGGCCTTCACCAGCACCGCCCGCTTCATCCCAAGACCTAACTCCACGACACTGGCTTTTTCCATGTCAGTCGAAGGCTCCCCGCTTTTCCGCAAGAAAGTTCCAGATTTGAGCTCCGCGCTATTTCTCTACGACCCTCAATCCAGAAGCGCCTCGCGACTCACCCCGCATAACATAACTGCCTTTGCCCCAGCCTGGACAACAGATGGCCAGGCTCTGGTATTCACCGGGTACAGCGACAAGCACGCGGGTACCGCTAGGCCATTTCGAATTTGGATGATTCGACCTGGCCAGCCTCCCGTGGACATGGGGCCAGGTGAAGATCCTAGGCCGGCCTCTGGTCCTTAA